A window from Roseburia sp. 499 encodes these proteins:
- the uvrB gene encoding excinuclease ABC subunit UvrB: MEFKLHSKYQPTGDQPQAIEELVKGFKEGNQFQTLLGVTGSGKTFTMANVIAQLNKPTLIIAHNKTLAGQLYSEFKEFFPENAVEYFVSYYDYYQPEAYVPSSDTYIAKDSSVNEEIDKLRLSATAALIERKDVIIISSVSCIYGLGEPENFEKMMVSLRPGMEKDRDEVIRALIDTQYTRNDMDFQRGTFRVRGDVLEIFPADRGETAIRVEFFGDEIDRITEIDVLTGDVKNRLEHISIFPASHYVVPQEKINQAAVEIEKELEERVKYFKSEDKLLEAQRIAERTNFDIEMLKETGFCSGIENYSRHLAGLAPGTPPNTLLDYFPEEFLIIVDESHITIPQIRGMYAGDQSRKNTLVDYGFRLPSAKDNRPLNFEEFESKIDQMLFVSATPNVYEKEHELLRAEQIIRPTGLLDPEVDVRPVEGQIDDLIGEVNKEIAKKHKVLITTLTKKMAEDLTDYMREVGIRVKYLHSDIDTLERAEIIRDLRLDVFDVLVGINLLREGLDIPEITLVAILDADKEGFLRSETSLIQTIGRAARNSEGHVIMYADSITDSMRVAIDETNRRRSIQQKYNEEHGITPKTIQKSVRDLISISKKVAKEEYELKKDPESMSKKELEKLIAEVQKKMQAAAAELNFEAAAELRDKMVELKKNLRDM; the protein is encoded by the coding sequence ATGGAGTTTAAATTACATTCAAAATACCAACCGACTGGAGACCAGCCACAGGCAATTGAGGAGCTTGTAAAAGGCTTTAAGGAAGGCAATCAATTCCAGACTTTACTAGGAGTTACAGGTTCGGGCAAGACCTTTACAATGGCTAATGTGATAGCACAGCTTAATAAGCCAACACTTATCATTGCTCATAATAAGACCCTCGCAGGACAATTATACTCAGAATTTAAGGAGTTTTTCCCCGAAAATGCAGTAGAGTATTTTGTGTCCTATTACGATTATTATCAACCGGAGGCATATGTACCTTCCAGTGACACCTATATAGCTAAGGACTCCTCTGTGAATGAAGAGATTGATAAGCTGCGTCTTTCGGCGACAGCAGCATTGATAGAGCGTAAGGATGTAATTATCATATCCAGTGTATCATGTATTTATGGTTTAGGAGAGCCGGAGAACTTTGAAAAAATGATGGTATCTTTGCGACCGGGAATGGAAAAGGATCGCGACGAAGTGATAAGAGCGTTGATAGATACACAGTATACCAGAAATGACATGGACTTCCAGCGAGGAACCTTCCGGGTAAGAGGGGATGTATTAGAGATTTTCCCGGCAGACCGTGGAGAGACTGCTATCCGCGTGGAATTTTTCGGAGATGAGATTGACCGGATTACGGAGATTGATGTGTTGACCGGAGACGTAAAGAACCGATTGGAGCATATCAGTATTTTTCCGGCATCTCATTATGTGGTGCCACAGGAGAAAATCAATCAGGCAGCCGTTGAAATTGAAAAAGAATTAGAAGAGCGTGTAAAGTATTTTAAAAGCGAAGATAAGCTGTTGGAAGCACAACGAATTGCAGAACGTACCAATTTTGATATAGAAATGTTGAAGGAGACAGGATTTTGTAGCGGAATTGAAAACTATTCCAGACATTTGGCAGGACTTGCACCGGGAACTCCGCCAAATACGCTGTTGGATTATTTCCCGGAGGAATTTCTTATTATTGTAGATGAGTCGCATATCACAATTCCACAGATACGCGGAATGTATGCGGGAGACCAATCCAGAAAGAATACATTGGTAGACTATGGATTCCGTCTGCCTTCCGCAAAGGATAATCGTCCTTTGAATTTTGAAGAATTTGAGAGCAAAATAGACCAGATGCTGTTTGTATCTGCTACACCAAATGTTTATGAGAAAGAACACGAGTTGTTGAGGGCAGAACAGATTATTCGTCCTACGGGGCTGCTCGACCCGGAAGTTGATGTCAGACCGGTAGAAGGTCAGATTGATGATTTGATTGGGGAAGTGAATAAGGAGATTGCGAAGAAACACAAGGTGCTTATTACTACTCTTACCAAGAAGATGGCAGAGGATTTGACCGATTATATGCGTGAAGTAGGAATTCGGGTAAAGTATCTTCATTCCGATATCGATACGCTGGAACGTGCAGAGATTATCCGAGATTTGCGTCTGGATGTTTTTGATGTGTTGGTAGGAATCAACCTTTTGCGAGAAGGCCTGGACATTCCGGAGATTACTTTGGTGGCTATTTTGGATGCGGACAAAGAAGGATTTTTACGTTCTGAGACATCTTTGATACAGACCATTGGGCGTGCGGCGCGAAATTCTGAGGGACATGTTATTATGTATGCGGATTCCATTACAGATTCTATGCGTGTGGCAATCGACGAGACCAACCGACGTCGTAGTATTCAGCAAAAATATAATGAAGAACATGGCATTACGCCGAAGACGATTCAAAAGTCTGTGAGAGATTTGATTAGTATATCTAAGAAGGTTGCCAAGGAAGAATATGAGCTTAAGAAGGATCCGGAATCCATGAGCAAGAAGGAATTAGAGAAGTTGATTGCGGAGGTTCAGAAGAAGATGCAGGCGGCAGCCGCAGAATTGAATTTCGAGGCAGCTGCAGAATTGCGTGACAAAATGGTGGAATTAAAAAAGAATCTGCGTGATATGTAA
- a CDS encoding methyl-accepting chemotaxis protein, with protein sequence MKKLAMKTRIIIISLVIFWIGILLLVMSSVKTMESGIKHSMIKQFVEEDKQIAAQAEIILEKGGGTEELQTFVQNLTQKNQNIAYAVVIDTTVTAIAHSDTEKIGKNYSDDTSYTVPAATQGEVKTSEFWADVQQAWTYDVMYPIYQNGELVASMDIGIYDNTVSDVSSEVKKTEIISAVVLSLIVGALLVIVLKRELKDFGKLAAVFDIMGEGDFTVEIDPKYVERNDEIGIIAKSAENMKENLARLIGRTNKEVEVLSQMQKNLTERIDDTRNKSSFIVSITDNAVGHTAEQKSLSADNMNRAKDISEGVKGVSDNISNISLAAQETASAAELGAEKLNNVVNQVQKIGANVHETRKQIGELESMSSEIESVIKMIADIASQTNLLSLNASIEAARAGEQGKGFAVVATEVGALAVQSSESAEKIADMIREIQECIKACVSLMEEGVDSAQEGVDLAEDTMVNFEGINEKINEISNEIRSIADVVQETSDGVDSLQAAIENIEEIAGEVSENTENISDAVNEQSDMMYRVKEEISELAQISAELSEGLKVFRIKQK encoded by the coding sequence ATGAAGAAACTGGCAATGAAAACAAGAATAATCATAATATCGCTTGTGATTTTTTGGATTGGGATCTTATTATTAGTAATGAGTTCAGTCAAAACTATGGAATCTGGAATCAAACATTCGATGATAAAGCAATTTGTAGAAGAGGACAAGCAAATTGCTGCACAAGCAGAAATTATTTTGGAAAAGGGAGGCGGAACAGAGGAGCTACAAACTTTTGTACAAAATCTTACACAGAAGAATCAAAATATTGCTTATGCAGTTGTGATAGATACTACAGTTACTGCGATTGCTCATTCTGATACTGAAAAAATTGGGAAAAATTATTCTGATGACACATCATATACGGTACCGGCGGCTACACAGGGGGAAGTAAAGACAAGTGAATTCTGGGCAGATGTACAGCAGGCGTGGACATATGATGTAATGTATCCTATTTATCAAAATGGAGAGCTTGTTGCATCTATGGATATTGGAATATACGATAATACAGTGAGTGATGTTTCATCTGAAGTAAAAAAGACAGAGATAATTTCTGCAGTGGTTTTATCACTTATAGTAGGTGCTTTGCTGGTAATAGTGTTAAAACGTGAGTTGAAGGATTTTGGCAAGCTAGCAGCTGTTTTTGATATTATGGGAGAGGGAGATTTTACTGTAGAAATAGACCCAAAGTATGTAGAGCGCAATGATGAAATTGGTATAATTGCAAAATCAGCAGAGAATATGAAAGAAAATCTGGCGAGACTTATTGGAAGAACCAACAAAGAGGTTGAGGTTCTCTCCCAGATGCAGAAAAATCTTACAGAGAGAATTGATGATACTAGAAATAAGTCATCATTTATTGTTTCAATTACAGATAATGCTGTGGGGCATACAGCAGAGCAGAAGTCTTTGTCAGCTGATAACATGAATCGTGCAAAGGATATAAGTGAAGGCGTGAAAGGCGTATCTGATAATATTTCAAATATTAGTCTTGCGGCTCAGGAAACGGCATCAGCAGCAGAGTTGGGAGCAGAGAAGCTGAACAACGTAGTTAATCAGGTTCAGAAAATTGGTGCAAATGTACATGAGACGAGAAAACAGATTGGCGAGCTTGAGAGCATGTCAAGTGAGATTGAAAGTGTTATTAAGATGATTGCTGATATAGCATCACAGACAAATCTTCTTTCTCTTAATGCATCAATTGAGGCAGCGCGTGCTGGCGAGCAAGGTAAAGGCTTTGCAGTGGTTGCAACAGAAGTTGGTGCACTTGCAGTTCAGTCAAGTGAGTCTGCAGAGAAGATAGCTGACATGATTCGTGAGATTCAGGAATGCATAAAGGCATGTGTTTCTCTTATGGAGGAAGGTGTTGACTCAGCTCAGGAAGGTGTAGATTTGGCTGAGGATACAATGGTAAACTTTGAGGGCATCAATGAGAAAATTAATGAGATTTCTAATGAGATTAGAAGTATTGCTGATGTCGTACAGGAAACCTCTGATGGAGTTGATTCATTGCAGGCAGCTATAGAAAACATTGAGGAGATAGCTGGTGAGGTGAGTGAGAATACAGAAAACATATCTGATGCGGTAAATGAGCAGAGTGATATGATGTATCGTGTGAAAGAAGAAATCAGTGAGCTTGCACAGATTTCAGCAGAACTTTCTGAGGGACTAAAGGTATTTAGAATCAAACAAAAATAA
- the tnpA gene encoding IS200/IS605 family transposase → MDNRSISHTRWKCQYHIVFIPKYRKKVLYGKVRDDVREIISVLCKYKDVEIIAGAVCIDHVHLSVAIPTKLSISNFMGYLKGKSTLMIYDRHPELQSKWDKAFWARGYYVETIGNVTDEAVQIYIKEQAEESRKEDSRSTAL, encoded by the coding sequence ATGGACAATAGAAGCATATCACATACTCGATGGAAATGCCAATATCATATCGTATTTATTCCGAAGTACCGCAAAAAGGTATTGTATGGGAAAGTACGAGATGATGTAAGAGAGATAATCAGTGTACTCTGCAAGTATAAGGATGTGGAGATTATAGCTGGAGCAGTTTGCATAGACCATGTGCATTTAAGTGTGGCGATTCCAACAAAGTTGAGTATTTCGAATTTTATGGGATACTTAAAGGGAAAAAGTACATTGATGATTTATGATAGACATCCCGAGCTGCAAAGTAAATGGGATAAAGCATTTTGGGCGCGAGGATATTATGTTGAAACAATTGGTAATGTTACCGATGAAGCCGTACAGATATATATAAAAGAGCAAGCAGAAGAGTCAAGAAAAGAAGATTCTCGAAGTACCGCTTTATAG
- the secA gene encoding preprotein translocase subunit SecA, giving the protein MGIVSKMFGTHSERELKRVYPIVDKIEALRPSMVELTDEQLRDKTKEYKKRLEEGETLDQLLPEAYATVREAARRAIGMEHYRVQLIGGVILHQGRISEMRTGEGKTLVSTLPAYLNALEGKGVHVVTVNDYLAQRDAEWMGKVHEFLGLTVGVVLNSMDNKERREAYACDITYVTNNELGFDYLRDNMVIYKEQLVQRDLHYAIIDEVDSVLIDEARTPLIISGQSGKSTSLYEACDVLARQMERGEDMPEFSKMDAIMGIEHEETGDFVVNEKDKVVNLTEQGVKKVEQFFKIENLADAENLEIQHNVILALRAHNLMFRDQDYVVQDDKVMIVDEFTGRIMPGRRYSDGLHQAIEAKEHVKVKRESKTLANITFQNFFNKYAKKCGMTGTALTEEKEFRDIYGMDVIEIPTNKPVLRQDLQDAVYKTKKEKFHAVIQEIEEAHAKGQPVLVGTITIETSELISGMLKKRGIPHKVLNAKFHELEAEIVAEAGRHGAVTIATNMAGRGTDIKLDDDAKAAGGLKIIGTERHESRRIDNQLRGRSGRQGDPGQSQFFISLEDDLLRLFGSEKLMSMFDALGVPENEQIQHKMLTNAIEKAQMKIESNNFGIRKNLLEYDQVMNEQREIIYAERRRVLDGESMRDVIYKMITDRVENTVDTCISADQESNEWDLHELNELLIPIVPLKPVTPEDVKGIKANELKHRLKEQAVKLYEAKESEFPEPEAVRELERVVLLKVIDRKWMDHIDDMDQLRQGIGLQAYGQRDPLVEYKMAGYDMFDDMISNIQEDTVRLLFHVRIEQKVEREQVAKVTGTNRDESTQRGPKKREAAKVYPNDPCPCGSGKKYKQCCGRK; this is encoded by the coding sequence ATGGGTATTGTAAGTAAGATGTTCGGAACACATAGTGAAAGGGAGTTGAAGAGGGTCTATCCTATTGTAGATAAGATAGAGGCTTTACGTCCGTCCATGGTGGAGTTGACTGATGAGCAGTTGAGAGACAAGACGAAAGAATATAAGAAGAGACTGGAAGAAGGAGAAACTCTGGATCAGTTGCTACCGGAAGCTTATGCTACCGTGCGCGAAGCAGCAAGAAGAGCCATAGGAATGGAACACTATCGTGTACAGTTGATAGGTGGTGTTATCCTGCATCAGGGACGTATTTCTGAAATGAGGACTGGTGAAGGTAAGACATTGGTATCTACATTGCCGGCATACTTAAACGCGTTGGAAGGAAAAGGCGTGCATGTCGTAACGGTAAATGATTATTTGGCACAGCGTGATGCTGAGTGGATGGGAAAAGTACATGAGTTTTTAGGACTTACCGTAGGTGTTGTTTTGAATTCTATGGACAATAAGGAACGTAGAGAAGCATATGCATGTGATATTACCTATGTTACTAACAACGAACTTGGTTTCGATTATCTGCGTGATAATATGGTTATTTATAAAGAGCAGTTGGTACAGCGTGATTTGCACTATGCAATCATCGACGAAGTTGACTCTGTTTTAATCGATGAAGCAAGAACACCGCTTATTATTTCCGGACAGAGTGGAAAATCTACCAGTCTTTATGAGGCGTGTGACGTTTTGGCAAGACAGATGGAACGTGGTGAGGATATGCCGGAGTTTTCCAAAATGGATGCTATCATGGGTATCGAACACGAAGAGACCGGAGATTTTGTTGTAAATGAAAAGGATAAGGTAGTAAACCTGACAGAACAGGGTGTTAAAAAAGTAGAGCAGTTCTTTAAGATTGAAAACCTTGCCGATGCTGAAAACTTGGAGATTCAGCATAATGTTATTCTGGCATTGCGTGCACACAATTTGATGTTCCGTGATCAGGACTATGTGGTTCAGGATGACAAGGTTATGATCGTAGACGAATTTACCGGACGTATTATGCCGGGACGTCGTTACTCCGATGGTTTGCATCAGGCAATTGAAGCAAAAGAGCATGTAAAGGTAAAACGTGAGAGCAAGACTCTGGCAAACATTACCTTCCAGAACTTCTTTAATAAATATGCTAAAAAATGTGGTATGACCGGTACCGCATTGACAGAAGAAAAGGAATTTCGTGATATCTATGGAATGGACGTTATTGAGATTCCTACCAATAAACCAGTGCTTCGTCAGGACTTACAGGATGCAGTATATAAGACCAAGAAGGAAAAATTCCATGCAGTAATACAGGAAATTGAAGAAGCACACGCAAAGGGACAACCGGTATTGGTTGGTACGATTACCATTGAAACTTCTGAACTTATCAGTGGTATGTTGAAAAAACGTGGTATTCCTCATAAAGTTTTGAATGCGAAGTTCCATGAATTGGAAGCTGAAATTGTAGCAGAAGCAGGACGTCATGGCGCAGTTACAATTGCAACGAATATGGCAGGACGTGGTACAGATATTAAGTTGGATGATGATGCCAAAGCAGCCGGTGGTCTTAAGATTATAGGTACAGAGCGTCATGAATCCAGACGTATTGACAATCAGTTGCGTGGACGTTCCGGACGTCAGGGAGACCCGGGACAGTCACAGTTCTTCATTTCTTTGGAAGATGATTTACTTCGTTTGTTTGGTTCCGAAAAGCTTATGAGTATGTTTGATGCTCTGGGTGTTCCGGAAAATGAGCAGATTCAGCACAAGATGCTGACAAATGCTATTGAAAAAGCGCAGATGAAGATAGAGAGCAATAACTTTGGAATTCGTAAAAACCTGTTGGAATATGACCAAGTTATGAATGAACAAAGAGAGATTATCTATGCAGAAAGACGTCGGGTATTAGATGGTGAAAGTATGCGCGATGTTATCTACAAGATGATTACAGATCGAGTAGAAAATACAGTAGATACCTGTATTTCAGCAGATCAGGAAAGCAACGAATGGGATTTACATGAACTAAATGAATTGTTAATTCCGATTGTACCTTTGAAACCGGTAACACCGGAGGACGTAAAGGGTATCAAGGCAAATGAACTGAAACATCGTTTGAAAGAGCAGGCAGTAAAACTGTATGAGGCAAAGGAATCAGAATTTCCGGAACCGGAAGCAGTACGAGAGTTAGAACGTGTAGTTCTGCTAAAAGTGATTGACCGTAAGTGGATGGATCATATTGATGATATGGATCAGCTTCGTCAGGGAATCGGATTGCAGGCATACGGACAGAGAGATCCATTGGTAGAATACAAGATGGCAGGTTATGACATGTTTGATGACATGATTTCCAATATTCAGGAAGATACCGTGCGATTACTGTTCCATGTAAGAATTGAGCAGAAGGTTGAAAGAGAACAGGTTGCTAAGGTAACAGGAACCAACCGTGATGAATCTACACAACGTGGACCGAAGAAGCGTGAGGCAGCAAAGGTATATCCGAACGATCCTTGCCCATGTGGAAGTGGTAAAAAGTACAAACAGTGTTGTGGAAGAAAATAA
- a CDS encoding TIGR03905 family TSCPD domain-containing protein, whose protein sequence is MSYLYKTKGTCSTLIEVELDGNIVKNVKFTGGCNGNLQAIPKLVEGLTVEQVEQKIGGIRCNGRPTSCGDQLAKACREAYEAQN, encoded by the coding sequence ATGAGTTACTTATATAAAACAAAAGGCACTTGCTCCACTCTTATTGAAGTAGAGTTGGATGGCAATATCGTAAAAAATGTAAAGTTTACCGGTGGTTGCAACGGCAATCTTCAGGCAATCCCAAAGCTGGTAGAAGGTCTTACTGTAGAACAAGTAGAACAAAAGATTGGAGGCATCCGCTGCAATGGCAGACCAACCTCCTGTGGCGATCAGCTGGCAAAAGCCTGTCGTGAAGCATATGAAGCACAGAATTAA
- a CDS encoding GDSL-type esterase/lipase family protein — protein sequence MKQWRKYPFFFMIVISSLIYGGSQLLGAEKEPEPQNVFVSQVSKENAAMEGKKEIKTVQKTEKENVPQESAIPDMSPEEVVPAAEAVEPTEIPVEMQTIPEKREFQRVEMDYLDDALFIGDSRTSTLYEYAGWENTDFFVKYGQMVWDVWENDMDGVTLEQMLTSKQYGKIYIMLGINELGVGTPESFAAQFGSVVEQVRQFQPNAVIFVESIMHVTQSKDAENTYINNQEINARNEKLKELADNQTVFYIDENEVMDEPGTGMLKEEYSFDGVHLQAKYIEVWREFLLDHGIK from the coding sequence ATGAAACAGTGGAGAAAATATCCTTTCTTTTTTATGATAGTGATAAGTAGTCTGATATATGGTGGAAGTCAGTTACTGGGAGCGGAGAAGGAGCCGGAACCGCAGAATGTATTTGTAAGTCAGGTGTCGAAGGAAAATGCGGCTATGGAAGGAAAAAAAGAAATAAAAACAGTACAAAAAACAGAGAAAGAGAATGTGCCACAGGAAAGTGCAATTCCCGATATGTCTCCGGAAGAAGTGGTGCCAGCAGCAGAAGCAGTGGAGCCAACAGAAATACCGGTGGAAATGCAGACGATACCGGAAAAGCGCGAGTTCCAGCGAGTAGAAATGGATTATTTGGATGATGCATTGTTTATTGGAGATTCTCGTACTTCTACTTTGTATGAATATGCAGGATGGGAGAATACGGATTTTTTTGTAAAATATGGTCAAATGGTCTGGGATGTGTGGGAGAATGATATGGATGGAGTTACACTGGAACAGATGCTGACGAGCAAGCAGTATGGAAAAATATACATTATGCTTGGAATCAATGAACTTGGGGTTGGAACACCGGAAAGCTTTGCAGCGCAGTTTGGGAGCGTAGTGGAACAGGTGCGGCAGTTTCAACCCAATGCTGTTATTTTTGTAGAGTCAATTATGCATGTGACTCAGAGCAAGGATGCGGAGAATACTTATATTAATAATCAGGAAATTAATGCAAGGAATGAAAAGTTAAAGGAGTTGGCAGATAACCAGACAGTATTTTATATTGATGAAAATGAAGTTATGGATGAGCCGGGAACCGGAATGCTGAAAGAAGAGTATTCCTTTGATGGGGTACATTTGCAGGCAAAATATATTGAAGTCTGGAGAGAGTTCTTGTTAGATCATGGAATAAAATAG
- a CDS encoding MBOAT family O-acyltransferase, whose translation MLFCSEAFIFVFLPVFMLVYYITPERWRNLVLFLGSLWFYFVGERTWFFLIIVSLVMHFLGTSCMQGRGKKQRKGILILLLIYDFGSLFVFKYLPFLAGEENIKLTLPLGISFYTFQIAAYAIDVYRRPEEYEKDFVGLGTYLCMFPQLIAGPIVLFRDVAAQIKKRQVNLQGLEEGLKIFTVGLAYKMLIANVLGRLWNEVRVVGIESVSTSMAWLGAFAYSLQLYFDFNGYSLMAMGLGKMLGFSIPRNFNHPYIAVSITDFWRRWHITLSTWFRDYLYIPLGGNRKGKYRTICNLFIVWALTGIWHGAGWNFAMWGIYYFLLLVLEKVILGKFLEKHHGIGRVYTMILVVAGWVIFSLEDMGSIGICLKKMFCWMGTEHAWTLNWHVTVDALQRYGIFFLAAILLSTYFPEKIYKKYQNRIWFSIMLLGIFWASVYQIVTAESNPFLYFRF comes from the coding sequence ATGTTATTTTGTAGTGAAGCATTTATATTTGTATTTTTGCCGGTGTTTATGCTGGTTTATTATATTACCCCGGAACGATGGAGAAATCTGGTACTGTTTCTGGGGAGCCTTTGGTTTTATTTTGTAGGAGAACGTACCTGGTTTTTTCTGATCATTGTTTCTTTAGTGATGCATTTTCTTGGAACTTCTTGTATGCAAGGAAGGGGAAAGAAGCAGCGAAAGGGAATATTGATTCTGCTATTGATATATGATTTCGGAAGTCTGTTTGTGTTTAAATATCTGCCCTTTTTGGCGGGGGAAGAAAACATAAAGTTGACGCTTCCTTTGGGAATTAGTTTTTACACCTTTCAGATAGCAGCTTATGCGATTGATGTATACCGCAGACCAGAGGAATATGAGAAGGATTTCGTAGGTTTGGGAACTTATTTGTGTATGTTCCCACAGTTGATTGCCGGTCCGATTGTGTTATTTCGAGATGTAGCGGCTCAAATAAAAAAACGGCAAGTAAATCTGCAGGGGCTGGAAGAAGGACTGAAGATATTCACGGTAGGACTTGCTTACAAGATGTTGATTGCCAATGTATTGGGGCGGCTGTGGAACGAGGTTCGCGTGGTAGGCATCGAAAGTGTTTCCACCAGCATGGCGTGGCTGGGAGCTTTTGCGTATTCTTTGCAGTTGTATTTTGATTTTAACGGATATTCTTTGATGGCAATGGGACTCGGAAAAATGTTGGGATTTTCTATCCCAAGAAACTTTAATCACCCATATATTGCAGTGTCCATAACAGATTTTTGGCGTAGATGGCATATTACTTTAAGTACCTGGTTTCGAGATTATTTATATATTCCTCTGGGAGGAAATCGAAAGGGAAAATATCGTACGATTTGTAACTTGTTTATCGTATGGGCATTGACTGGAATCTGGCATGGAGCAGGCTGGAATTTTGCAATGTGGGGAATTTACTATTTTCTCTTATTAGTATTGGAAAAAGTAATTTTGGGAAAATTTTTGGAAAAACATCATGGAATCGGTAGAGTATATACCATGATATTAGTGGTAGCCGGTTGGGTAATATTTTCGTTGGAAGATATGGGAAGTATCGGGATATGTCTGAAAAAGATGTTTTGCTGGATGGGAACAGAGCATGCATGGACTTTGAATTGGCATGTTACGGTAGACGCGTTACAAAGATACGGAATATTTTTCTTGGCGGCAATTTTATTGTCTACTTATTTCCCAGAGAAAATATATAAAAAGTATCAGAATCGTATCTGGTTTTCGATTATGTTACTGGGAATCTTCTGGGCAAGTGTTTACCAGATAGTGACAGCGGAAAGCAACCCATTTCTGTATTTTAGGTTTTAA
- the proS gene encoding proline--tRNA ligase, translated as MAKDKKLVEAITSMDTDFAQWYTDVVKKAELIAYSSVKGCMIIKPAGYAIWENIQKELDARFKETGVENVYMPMFIPESLLEKEKDHVEGFAPEVAWVTQGGLNELQEKLCVRPTSETLFCDFYANEVQSYRDLPKCYNQWCSVVRWEKETRPFLRSREFLWQEGHTAHATAEESEARTLQMLNLYADFCEEVLAMPVIRGRKTEKEKFAGAEATYTIEALMHDGKALQSGTSHNFGDGFAKAFGIQYTDKDNKLQYVHQTSWGMTTRLIGAIIMVHGDDSGLVLPPKIAPVQVMVIPIQQHKEGVLEKAAEVKEALAKAGIRVKTDESDKSPGWKFSEQEMRGIPVRVELGPKDIEAGKCVLVRRDTGEKTECALEDVTKVVPELLEAIQKNMFERAKAHRDSHITDAKSYPAFKDAVENKPGFIRAMWCGDMACEDKIKEDTTATSRCIPLEDQEPISDVCVCCGKPAHKLVYWGKAY; from the coding sequence ATGGCAAAGGACAAAAAATTAGTAGAAGCCATTACATCTATGGATACTGACTTTGCACAGTGGTATACAGATGTAGTAAAGAAAGCAGAATTGATTGCTTATTCTAGCGTGAAAGGTTGTATGATAATTAAGCCGGCAGGATATGCGATCTGGGAAAATATTCAGAAAGAGTTGGATGCAAGATTTAAGGAAACCGGTGTGGAAAATGTATATATGCCAATGTTTATACCGGAAAGCCTCTTGGAAAAAGAAAAGGATCATGTAGAAGGATTTGCACCGGAAGTTGCATGGGTAACCCAGGGTGGATTAAATGAATTGCAGGAAAAACTTTGTGTCAGACCAACTTCTGAGACATTATTCTGTGATTTCTATGCAAATGAAGTGCAGTCATATCGTGATTTGCCAAAATGTTATAATCAGTGGTGCTCTGTCGTACGTTGGGAAAAGGAGACAAGACCTTTCTTACGTTCCAGAGAATTTTTGTGGCAGGAAGGACATACTGCTCATGCTACGGCGGAAGAGTCAGAAGCAAGAACACTTCAGATGTTGAATCTGTATGCAGATTTCTGTGAAGAAGTTCTGGCAATGCCTGTAATTCGTGGTAGAAAGACAGAAAAAGAGAAATTTGCAGGGGCAGAAGCAACTTATACCATTGAAGCCTTAATGCATGACGGAAAAGCATTGCAGTCCGGTACCAGTCACAACTTTGGAGATGGATTTGCAAAAGCATTTGGTATTCAGTATACAGACAAGGATAATAAACTTCAATATGTACACCAGACTTCCTGGGGAATGACCACACGTCTGATTGGAGCAATCATTATGGTACATGGTGATGATTCCGGATTGGTACTGCCACCGAAAATTGCACCGGTACAGGTTATGGTAATTCCAATTCAGCAGCATAAAGAAGGCGTTTTGGAAAAAGCAGCAGAAGTGAAAGAGGCATTGGCTAAGGCTGGAATCCGTGTAAAGACAGATGAAAGTGATAAGAGTCCGGGATGGAAGTTCTCAGAACAGGAAATGCGTGGTATTCCAGTTCGTGTAGAATTAGGACCGAAGGATATTGAGGCAGGAAAATGTGTATTGGTACGTCGTGACACCGGAGAGAAGACAGAATGTGCTCTTGAAGATGTGACAAAGGTTGTACCGGAGTTGTTAGAAGCAATTCAAAAGAATATGTTTGAACGCGCGAAAGCACATAGAGATTCTCATATTACAGATGCAAAATCATATCCTGCATTTAAGGATGCGGTTGAGAATAAACCGGGATTCATTCGTGCAATGTGGTGTGGCGATATGGCATGTGAGGATAAGATAAAAGAAGATACAACAGCAACCTCTCGTTGCATACCGTTAGAGGATCAGGAACCAATTTCAGATGTATGTGTTTGCTGTGGAAAGCCTGCACATAAACTGGTATATTGGGGAAAAGCATATTAA